The following are from one region of the Salvia splendens isolate huo1 chromosome 2, SspV2, whole genome shotgun sequence genome:
- the LOC121792898 gene encoding putative pentatricopeptide repeat-containing protein At5g06400, mitochondrial, whose translation MKNLFKCGILNSNSYKILSNSQFLSSRVVQLTCISNFSSKSHKNSKKVCKDGDQNKHGDPLFCEILKIMDSEGIEFERNTPCVFSAMKDVNFEGNVANLGSNPCRLQGVCGKAEEKKDQSLVLNEIEVIDVGPVVLKVIEIVRCENSSLSMEERLENADCRYSEEVVIDVLKKCFKVPKLGLKFFNWVKSREGFRHTTNTFNVMINVAGEAEEFGLVEELVDEMGKGSCEKDLKTWTVLVSCYGSRKWIGKALVAFHEMKRAGVEPDAVAYRTMLRALCNARKADIALEFYEDMVRNEVKLDVDLCKQLMKCFALCGNIDAARLVGENMIKSEIPESRVYGMMLKSFCIAGKITESLELIRDLENKDVSLDMGMFEALVKGLCSRDRIEDAMEILEILKKRDVFDQNIYGILISAYLGRNRVSEAFGLFQEAKGYGNVLVSTYTNLMQHFFWKGEFHKGLELYNEMLRLGLRLDSVAITAVAAGYVQQNRVSEALEVFRSMFEMGIRPSSKSYSVFIKEMCKICKADEVVKVLNEMQVCKLSNVDEILSEVRSYLEKKGEVEKVNAINRYCTSCHRSVNGKNADQCSESEMLDTNPMLQRSPACFVESEMRRDDYSDAQEVRLILSSSDDWCSVQEKLDKLEFQFTPDLVVEILRSSRLDIGIALKFFAWIGKQPNYSHDEKSYNMAMKIAGQGKNFKEMKSLFYEMRRRGCLITPDSWTIMIMQYGRTGLTDLALSCFREMKLSTCKPTKSTYFSMIASLCGKKGRKVDEAIQIYEEMVQAGLVPCKELIEAYVGCLCEVNRLSDARRCVESLHKFGFSIPLSYSLYVRALCRAGKLDDALALVDEAGCEKHLLQQYTYGSLVNGLLRQGRAEEALEKINGMKQLGFHPTVHVYTSLIVHFFKDRDINRALATLEEMKVHGCQPTVVTYSALLCGYVRLGKVGEAWDVFHRLKREGPLPDFKTYSMFIDCLCGTGKSEDAFTLIPEMLRDGIVPSTVNFRTIMYGLNREGKPNLAQAVLKKKLDLKRRRQVVT comes from the coding sequence ATGAAGAACTTATTTAAATGTGGAATTTTGAATTCCAATTCATACAAAATTTTGTCGAACTCTCAATTTCTGTCATCTCGAGTTGTTCAGCTCACCTGCATTTCGAATTTTTCGTCAAAATCTCATAAAAATTCGAAGAAGGTATGCAAAGATGGTGATCAAAATAAGCACGGGGATCCACTTTTCTGTGAGATCCTCAAAATTATGGATAGTGAAGGCATTGAATTTGAAAGAAACACTCCTTGTGTGTTTTCAGCAATGAAAGATGTCAACTTTGAAGGAAATGTGGCAAATTTGGGATCAAATCCGTGTAGGCTGCAAGGTGTTTGTGGAAAGGCCGAAGAGAAAAAGGATCAGTCTTTGGTTTTGAATGAAATCGAGGTGATAGATGTTGGTCCAGTTGTTCTTAAAGTGATTGAGATTGTTAGGTGCGAGAACAGCTCGCTTTCAATGGAGGAACGGTTGGAAAATGCTGATTGTAGATATAGCGAAGAGGTTGTTATCGATGTGCTGAAGAAGTGTTTCAAAGTTCCCAAATTGGGATTAAAGTTCTTCAATTGGGTGAAAAGCAGAGAAGGGTTTCGACACACGACCAACACCTTCAATGTGATGATAAATGTAGCCGGGGAAGCTGAGGAGTTTGGGTTGGTTGAGGAGTTGGTTGATGAAATGGGGAAGGGTTCTTGTGAGAAGGATTTGAAGACGTGGACGGTTCTTGTGTCGTGCTATGGCAGTAGAAAATGGATTGGGAAAGCATTGGTGGCGTTCCACGAGATGAAGAGAGCTGGTGTCGAGCCTGATGCGGTAGCATACAGAACAATGCTGCGGGCGCTCTGCAATGCTAGAAAGGCTGACATTGCGTTGGAGTTCTATGAGGATATGGTGCGTAATGAGGTGAAATTAGATGTGGATTTGTGTAAACAGTTGATGAAATGCTTTGCATTGTGTGGAAATATTGATGCTGCTCGCTTGGTTGGTGAAAACATGATCAAATCTGAGATACCCGAATCTCGAGTTTATGGTATGATGTTAAAGAGTTTTTGTATAGCAGGGAAGATCACTGAATCGTTGGAGTTGATTCGTGATCTGGAGAATAAAGACGTCTCACTTGACATGGGGATGTTTGAGGCGTTGGTGAAAGGGCTTTGTAGCAGAGATAGGATTGAAGACGCGATGGAGATACTTGAGATACTGAAGAAGAGAGATGTATTTGATCAGAACATATACGGAATCCTTATTAGTGCATATTTGGGGAGAAATCGAGTTTCTGAGGCATTCGGTCTTTTTCAAGAGGCGAAAGGGTATGGAAATGTGTTGGTCTCCACATACACTAATTTGATGCAACACTTTTTCTGGAAGGGTGAATTTCATAAGGGTTTGGAGCTGTACAATGAGATGCTTCGGTTGGGATTGAGATTGGATAGTGTGGCTATAACTGCTGTTGCAGCTGGTTATGTTCAGCAAAATCGGGTTTCTGAGGCGTTGGAGGTGTTTAGGAGTATGTTTGAGATGGGGATTAGGCCTTCATCAAAATCGTATTCGGTTTTCATTAAGGAGATGTGTAAGATATGCAAAGCAGATGAGGTTGTTAAGGTTCTGAATGAAATGCAGGTCTGCAAACTAAGTAATGTAGACGAGATATTAAGTGAGGTTCGTTCTTATCTTGAGAAGAAAGGAGAAGTAGAGAAAGTGAATGCTATTAATAGGTATTGTACATCTTGTCATAGAAGTGTAAACGGGAAAAATGCTGATCAGTGCAGTGAATCAGAAATGTTGGATACGAATCCAATGCTGCAGAGAAGTCCGGCTTGCTTTGTGGAGTCTGAAATGAGACGAGATGACTACTCTGATGCACAAGAAGTTCGCCTAATTTTATCATCCTCGGATGATTGGTGCTCTGTACAAGAGAAGCTAGATAAACTCGAGTTCCAGTTTACTCCAGACCTTGTTGTGGAAATTTTACGAAGTTCCAGACTTGATATTGGTATTGCCTTGAAGTTCTTTGCGTGGATTGGGAAACAGCCTAATTACAGTCACGATGAGAAATCATACAACATGGCCATGAAAATTGCTGGTCAGGGAAAAAACTTTAAGGAGATGAAAAGCTTGTTTTATGAGATGAGGAGACGAGGCTGCTTGATAACACCTGACTCATGGACAATCATGATAATGCAGTATGGCCGAACAGGGTTGACGGATCTGGCTTTGAGTTGTTTTAGAGAGATGAAGCTGAGCACATGTAAACCAACCAAAAGCACGTATTTCTCTATGATAGCCTCGCTTTGTGGAAAGAAGGGCCGCAAAGTTGATGAGGCGATCCAGATATATGAGGAAATGGTGCAAGCGGGGCTTGTTCCATGTAAAGAATTGATCGAGGCTTATGTTGGCTGtttatgtgaagtcaatagattgTCGGATGCCAGAAGATGCGTTGAATCTTTACACAAATTTGGTTTCTCGATTCCACTGTCGTACTCCTTGTATGTTCGGGCCCTTTGTCGTGCAGGGAAGCTGGATGATGCTTTAGCCCTAGTCGATGAAGCTGGCTGCGAAAAGCATCTCCTGCAACAGTATACCTACGGTAGTCTTGTTAATGGCTTGCTACGACAGGGGCGGGCAGAGGAGGCGTTGGAAAAGATAAATGGTATGAAGCAACTCGGCTTTCACCCTACTGTTCACGTGTATACATCTTTGATTGTTCATTTCTTTAAAGATAGAGACATAAACAGAGCTTTGGCTACTCTTGAAGAAATGAAAGTACACGGCTGTCAGCCTACTGTAGTCACGTATTCAGCTCTGTTGTGCGGTTACGTGAGATTGGGGAAGGTTGGTGAGGCTTGGGATGTTTTCCACCGTCTGAAAAGGGAAGGCCCGTTGCCTGATTTCAAGACTTATTCTATGTTCATAGATTGCCTCTGTGGAACCGGCAAGTCAGAGGATGCTTTCACACTTATCCCCGAAATGCTGCGTGATGGAATTGTCCCGAGTACTGTCAACTTTCGAACGATTATGTATGGACTGAATAGAGAGGGAAAACCAAATCTTGCACAGGCTGTTCTAAAGAAGAAGTTGGATCTCAAAAGAAGAAGACAAGTGGTAACATAG
- the LOC121792899 gene encoding U-box domain-containing protein 44-like, whose product MAGNWDSSYEQGGQSDDSHHFDRLHLEPIYDAFICPLTKQVMRDPVTLENGQTFEREAIEKWFKECRENGRKLVCPLTLRELRSTELNPSIALRNTIEEWNARNEAAQIDMARRSLSLSAPESDIILALKFVQDLCLKSHSNKHVIRHAELIPMIVDVLKSSSRRVRCKALETIRIVVEDDPDNKDIMAEGDTVRTVVKFMSHEQSKEREEAVALLYELSKSERLCEKIGSVNGAILILVGMASSNSENVLTVDRSERTLDNLAHCENNVRQMAECGRLQPLLHLLLEGSAETKLSMAALLGELVLNNEVKVFVARTAGFSLINLMNSSDVKSREAALKALNQISSDDTSAKVLIEADILPPLVKDLLTVGAKQLPMRLKEVSATILANVVNSGYDFDSIEVGPDHQVLVSEEIIHNLLHLISNTGPTIGCKLLQVLVGLTSSPSTVYSVVSAIKSSGALISLVQFVEAPQRDLRLASIKLLQNLSPHMGPELADCLRGASGQLGSLIRVTSENVAITEEQAAAARLLADLPERDAGLTRQMLEEGAFELFISRITRIRQGETRGSRFMTPYLEGIVKVLSRITFALSDESGAARALCIEHNLAALFIDLLQMNGLDNVQMVSAMALENLSQESKNLTKLPESTPPGFCISVFSCLTKPPIITGHCKVHRGKCSLRETFCLLEGQAVDKLVALLDHTMENVVEASLAAICTLLDDGVDIDEGVHVLLDAEGVKPILDVLLEKRTDSLRRRAVWAVERLLRNEEIAYEVSGDPNVSTALVDLFQHGDFRTRQIAEHALKHVDKIPNFSGIFANIS is encoded by the exons ATGGCAGGAAACTGGGACTCGAGCTACGAGCAGGGGGGGCAGTCGGATGACAGCCACCATTTCGACAGATTACATCTAGAGCCGATCTATGACGCATTCATATGCCCCTTGACGAAGCAAGTGATGCGAGATCCCGTTACCTTGGAGAACGGGCAGACATTCGAGAGAGAGGCCATCGAGAAGTGGTTCAAGGAGTGCCGGGAGAATGGGAGGAAGCTGGTGTGCCCGTTAACGCTGAGGGAGTTGAGAAGCACAGAGCTAAATCCGAGCATAGCATTGAGGAACACGATCGAGGAATGGAATGCAAGGAACGAGGCAGCTCAGATCGACATGGCTCGTAGATCCTTATCCCTGTCAGCCCCGGAGAGTGATATCATACTGGCTCTGAAGTTCGTCCAGGACCTCTGCCTGAAAAGCCACTCGAACAAGCACGTGATCCGCCATGCGGAGCTGATACCCATGATTGTCGACGTACTGAAGAGCAGCAGCCGGAGGGTCCGGTGCAAGGCTCTGGAAACGATTCGGATCGTGGTGGAGGATGACCCTGATAATAAG GATATAATGGCAGAGGGCGACACGGTAAGAACGGTGGTAAAGTTCATGTCGCACGAGCAGTCgaaggagagagaagaagcTGTTGCTCTACTGTATGAGCTCTCTAAATCAGAGAGACTCTGTGAGAAGATTGGATCAGTAAATGGAGCTATTCTCATATTGGTAGGGATGGCTAGCAGCAACTCGGAAAACGTCTTGACCGTCGACAGGTCTGAACGGACGCTGGACAACCTCGCTCATTGCGAGAACAACGTGCGACAGATGGCCGAGTGTGGCAGATTGCAGCCCCTTCTGCACCTGCTACTCGAAG GATCCGCAGAGACCAAACTGTCGATGGCAGCATTGCTCGGTGAGCTGGTGCTGAACAACGAGGTGAAGGTCTTCGTGGCGAGGACCGCTGGCTTCTCACTGATCAATCTGATGAACAGTAGCGACGTGAAATCGAGGGAGGCCGCGTTGAAGGCTTTGAACCAGATCTCGTCGGATGACACGAGCGCGAAGGTCCTGATCGAGGCGGATATCCTTCCGCCCCTCGTCAAGGATCTCTTGACCGTTGGGGCCAAGCAGCTGCCGATGCGGCTGAAGGAGGTTTCTGCGACGATTCTCGCGAATGTGGTGAACTCGGGTTACGATTTTGACTCAATCGAGGTTGGGCCGGACCACCAGGTCCTCGTGTCGGAGGAGATCATCCATAACCTCCTCCATCTAATCAGCAACACTGGCCCTACGATCGGGTGCAAGCTTCTCCAAGTGCTCGTAGGGCTCACCAGCTCGCCCTCAACTGTGTACAGCGTCGTTTCCGCCATCAAAAGCTCCGGCGCTCTCATCAGCTTGGTGCAGTTCGTCGAGGCGCCTCAGCGAGATCTGCGGCTCGCCTCGATCAAGCTTCTTCAGAACCTCTCACCGCACATGGGGCCGGAGCTGGCCGACTGCCTGCGCGGCGCCTCAGGACAGCTCGGTAGCCTGATCCGAGTGACGTCGGAGAATGTAGCGATAACGGAGGAGCAGGCTGCGGCGGCCAGGCTATTAGCCGATCTCCCGGAGAGAGACGCCGGCCTGACAAGACAGATGTTAGAAGAGGGCGCTTTTGAGCTCTTCATCTCGAGAATAACTAGAATCCGGCAAGGCGAGACCCGAGGGAGCCGGTTCATGACTCCGTATCTCGAGGGGATCGTCAAAGTTCTATCGAGAATCACATTTGCCCTATCCGATGAGTCAGGTGCCGCCCGTGCGCTTTGCATTGAGCACAACCTCGCCGCCCTCTTCATCGACCTCCTTCAAATGAACGGCCTCGACAACGTGCAGATGGTGTCCGCAATGGCCTTGGAAAACCTATCGCAAGAGTCGAAGAACCTGACGAAGCTGCCGGAGTCCACCCCTCCGGGCTTCTGCAtctcagtcttctcttgcctgacCAAGCCTCCGATCATCACTGGACACTGCAAGGTCCACCGCGGCAAGTGCTCGTTGAGAGAGACGTTCTGCCTTTTGGAAGGGCAGGCTGTGGACAAGCTCGTCGCGCTCCTCGACCACACCATGGAGAACGTGGTGGAGGCATCGCTTGCGGCCATTTGCACCTTGTTGGACGACGGAGTGGACATAGACGAGGGTGTCCATGTGTTGCTCGACGCCGAAGGGGTGAAGCCTATACTCGATGTGCTGCTTGAGAAACGGACGGACAGCCTGAGAAGGAGGGCCGTCTGGGCCGTTGAGAGGCTGCTGAGGAACGAAGAGATCGCCTACGAAGTGTCGGGCGATCCCAATGTCAGCACAGCGCTCGTGGACCTGTTCCAGCACGGAGACTTCCGGACCCGGCAAATCGCCGAGCACGCGTTGAAGCACGTCGACAAGATCCCAAACTTCTCCGGTATCTTCGCAAACATCTCTTGA